The window GAAATGGCATGATGCGTctaatgttaaagaaaatatttaaggaactgatcataattttaagatgaaaacataaaatttaaggaACCTAACCTATAACAACTagtttttatttgcttttggaaatggaaataaaataaagataaaggctaatgttctttttatttatttttatagccgaggaaccttccatgaCCAAGCATTTAGaactctccatggggacccaaacctcgAGGTGCTGACCGCCCCGCAACAACTAGCATCGGGTAAATTTAGGATATCATCAATGGCAAGATTTGAACCCAGGACCATATGTCACTTATTGGGACCACACTTCTCAGTGTTCCCCTTGACCAACTGGGTTACCCTGGGGGGTCTAAAGTCGCCAATTCTCATACCATCCACAAGATCCAAAAAGGGGCAAAAAGAAGAGCCTATCTCCCTGACTTACCACTAAAAAGGAGTGTTGAGGAGCACATCTTTCAGTTCCATGCAAGACGGCTCCATTCCTTCAAACGTTCTTCAACCAATCACTTTCCAAATGATCCTAAAAAAAGCATAATGATCTCCAAACAGTCATGTGCTTAGCTCCAAGAAAAGGAACCATGCCAGCAAGGGAACAAGGCTGCATTGAGCTTATTTTACAAGACAAAGAACCATAGCCATTCTCATCTGTGTTCAACAAGGCTTGTTAATTTTGTGTTGAAGGATTTTCAATGGCTTTGACACTTCTCTATACACCATCCGCCGCAATTACATAATTCTTCCAAGCAAAAATGGGATGACAAAAATAAACCTTGACAACAATGGTTAATCCACATCATCTCAAGTTAAAAGGGAATGATTCCTTTTCATTGTAAAGGTATCTGCCTTGCCTTTGGCTAGGGTTTTTCACTAGTATTTTTCATCAGAAACAAAAGATGTACCTCATATTAACAGTGCCCACTGTTATAGATCATGCAGGTTGGTTTCACATGCTCTTATGCTACTTTCCAAGAAACATTTGCAGGAAATGCATCTGCTTGCTCCTATCTGACACTCAGGATTTTGATAGTTTGTATGTTTCTAGGATGGTGATGAAGATCTTCAGCTAGTTTCTTTGTGTGTCTGTAAAGTAACATCTATATACTTTATTCTCATATGTTGGATGCATTCCTCTTGCTCACAGAGGGCTACTTCTGCTGTGAATATGCCTTAAGGGTCCAACACAATACATTGAAGGTATTAAGTACATGCTGGACCAGGGctcattcataattttttttttttttttagaaacaaaatatgCATTGAAATAGATAAAGAATACATGTGAAGGATGAAGAATCCTGctcaaatttgcaaaaaaaaaaaaaaaaagagaaaaaaagaaaactgataaaaaaaatagatgataGAACCTCCTCCAATACGCAATGGAGACTAATATATCATAGTATCTATACAATATAAAACAACTCATCACTCCGTGAGGCTTAATACATCTCCTTCAAAAAGAAACTAAATCAATGCTCCTCTCTTTGCTATCCAAACCCTTTTGTTCTACACACCACATATCAATCTAGTTGAACAACATTAAAAGAGGTGCCCTTAAAGGCTATTGTGCAAGAGTCCCAGAAAGGGGAATAGAAATGaattaaatcccaaaattcttctaaaatcctccacttttcttaaaaataaaaaatccccgcatatctttcccaccacacagtCCAAATCACCATGAGACACACCATTTTCCATGGGAATTTGTGCTCATTCATAATAATCTAATCATAGATTACACAGATCTTAAGAGTTTGAGAGAATATTGTGATCATTTACTCCCTCAATCTCAATTATGTGCATTCACCAATGTGCATATTGGCTGGGTGACTCCAACAATCATCTCACCCATTAAAATCATAAGCTCCTCCTTAATATATCCCAAAGGATTTGTCACTCATTTTCTTCTGGACTCCGTTTACTTCCTATAAACAactatggaaaagaaaagataaatgaAATGCAAGTTCAAGTGTTAATCAATTTCTCCTGCACTGTTTATCAAGCTTTCAGCATTTTTTATAACAGGAAATTAGTCGTTTCAAAATATATAGGGGCTTGTTTGGTACCAGTGGCAAAAGAGGTTCTTTTGAATGctctttttggttttcaaaaataaaaacaactaacaAGCTTGATTTTGAATCGATTTTCATTGAAATGTGCTtgcattttctaaaattgtgaaacaaaatatgaacattttcttttgtgaatttttttttttttaaatcataaacaaTTCCAGAATGGATCAGAAAGAGTACCCGAAGGATGAGTTAGGGAGCATGAGGCCCACTAGAACCAATACAAAGAagttaaaagaaagaaaatccacCATGTTTGGCCAAAGAATCTGCTAACTGGTTGTGTCTCTGGACAAATCAATGAGAACGAACATCGTAGCATTGAGAAAACCCCATCTCAATGCCTTGATAAGGTCCCCTCTGctataaaaaatcattacttTTAATCCTCGTCGTAGCTACAAGCAAAGTGAAGGCTCTGACCTTATAAGTTTTGTAAAATGCGCTTCAAAATTCTTTTCGAAGTATTCATTTTCCTAGAACAAGAAATAGTTAATCACTGCAATTATAACTCCcattcattttcctttaatttcagTCCTATTCTATCTTCCTTCCCATTTTCCATAGCAACCGAAGAACAGAAGTTCATGACcctttctaactttttttttttccatttttctcatTGTTTCTGAAATCCAAATAGAACCCAACAATTTGAATAGCTTTTCTTAAATGACAATGGATCATATACATATAGACATGTAATTGAAACCAATTTGACCAGTCGTTATCATCCAAAATCTCATcaattgatgaagaaaatgtAAAGAGAAACACACCATTTTCGGGGGCCACTTGGTGGGTAGGAGGCGAATTCTCAAGACGAGCAGCATCCATGGCCCATCGGATCACCTTGTCAACTTCATCCTCCTCGTCATCGTCATCATCCCCATCAGCAGCAGTGGCAGTAGCCTCAGAAATTGAGCCCTTCAGAGCAGCGAATCTAGCCAAGAGGTCATCATGATCGGCATCCAGATGGGGCTCTTGAGGAGTCTGGACATTTTTCGCAACTGGGTCTTTGAGTTTTGGGTTTTGCGGTGGTGGGTTGGTTTTGGAGGAAGGAGAAGAGGAAGATTTGAGGGCCTCGAAACGGCGGTCCAGATCGGGGTCGATGTAGGAGGTGGAGACGCGGGACATGTGGGAGTTGAGGCTGAGGTTGAGGAGGAGCTCGTCCTCCGCTGCTCGGAGCAGCTCTTCCACCTCGTCTCCCTCTGTCTTCTTGTTTTTCTGGTTACTCATCGTTTCTTCTCCCGTCTCCTTTCCCGTTCATACTTATACTTGGGCATGTCAAACGGGCCCGGTCGGGTTCCCTTAGTTAAGGTTCGGGCTTATCCGGCATTCGACATACATGCAACACCAAAGTTTGACCTTATGTAAAGTTGACCAACactagaacaattttttttctttatcttttatatatttatatttgatttatgtgaaaaataatttcacaagaaggttatgtttggtttttaaaaaatactaagttatgtttggttcccggaaaatattaaggaaagaaaaaaaatgaaaaggaaaataattttttcatgtttggttgttatatgaaaaatatcaaagaaaatcaaatataattaagactaattaaaaacttatgtatttttaaattatttaatctttatattaatgagttaaaataaataaaatgagtttgaagtaaccaaaaaaaaaatttatcaacttttaatcaatttttttattttccttcactttttcttttcttctacttttcctttatattttctttcccttgcattttccttcaaattttatgggaaccaaacatagcaagaaaataaatacaaagaaaaatgattcttttatatttggttgtattataaaaaatatataaaaaaaaattgaaattaattagaaatttatgtattttaaaattatttaatttttatatttatgagttaaaataaatttaaagtaacaaataaaaataatttagagatttttaatttatttttatatttcttttttcaatttttttgagaatcaaacataatagaAAGGAAAATTAATTAGGTATGGAAAGTTATTTTTATGTACAAACTCTACTTCATAATTAAAACTTTGTATgcaatttcaatatttaaaagagCCATGTAGACCCCATTTTAGGGTCACtgttttttttcactctttttggCCCAGCAGGGTCGTTAGAGAGGGGCAGAGAGCGGCTGGGTTGTTAGGGAGGCAGTTACAAGGATATTCTCTGGGTCCTTGGATGGTGACACGTGTAGAGGAGGATTTTCTCCAGCGGGGGGCTGGCTGTTATAGAGAGAGGTGAGGGTAGACTTGAGGGGCAAGAAAAGACAGAGAGCTGAGATGGGGAGAAGAACAGAGGCGGGGTGAGGCTGTGCTGGTTTGTTGATTTTCGGAGAAGGTGGGTCTCACTTGAAGCTAAGCTAGCACGGATTAGGAATTTGGGAGGAGGCTCTCCATTCTCCGGGTGAGGTTACGGTAATCTTCGTGTCTTTTCTACTGATTTTCTGAGCTTTGatttgttgattggtgtggacatCAAGGGCCACTCGATTGTTTTGCTGGAATTGACTGCTCACAAACTTGATCTGTTTTGGTCCCATTTTGGTTTCTTTGGTTTCTCCTGTAATCAATTGATGCATGGACTATTTTTGAGTCGGATATTTGATAATCATGCCATTGCTCTCTGTTTGTCTCACCTACGCAACCCCATGGAAGACGTATGAAATGAGGCTTCGTAGGTTTCATTGGTTGTTTTCTTCTCCTGGTTGCTTTTCTCTTAGTTTTTGTTCTGCATCTGTCCCTATATATACTCTGGATCTCTCTGTGTCTGGAGTCTCGGTCCTTACCAGTGGATCTCTGCGCGTGCTGCATATGCAGTATTTTCCATGGCCGCCACACTGCCTACTGTGTGTTTTGGTGTCCGGTGTATTGTTTGGTGTTTCAATGCCCATTATGCCTCTTTCTGAGGCAAAGTCCATGCGCAGCATAGTAAGTCCGATGGAGTTCGAGAGAGTTCCATGTCTTACGCTGCCTGGAAATGCATGATGATCCACTCACAAGGTTCTACtgttgaaaagtgaaaacaCGCCTATGGAAGTGTCTGAAAGGTTTGGGTCCCAAAGTTGgtcaaatcagagttgaaaatAGTGAGTAAGGAGTGAAAACTGCAGGTCCATCACTTTCAGACACTCATTGAACTTGTCGAATTCGCTTTTAGACTTAAGTGAGACACTTGAATTCTTCTCGGGTTTATCGAACTCGTGGAAAACTCTCGAGATTCGACAATCCATCACTTCTTCCACCAATCAAGAGTACAAAACTCTTGG of the Vitis vinifera cultivar Pinot Noir 40024 chromosome 10, ASM3070453v1 genome contains:
- the LOC100249202 gene encoding uncharacterized protein LOC100249202; amino-acid sequence: MSNQKNKKTEGDEVEELLRAAEDELLLNLSLNSHMSRVSTSYIDPDLDRRFEALKSSSSPSSKTNPPPQNPKLKDPVAKNVQTPQEPHLDADHDDLLARFAALKGSISEATATAADGDDDDDEEDEVDKVIRWAMDAARLENSPPTHQVAPENGKSIN